In Clostridia bacterium, the DNA window AGGAGGGCGTAAATCTTCTTGGAACAGGTGAAATGGGAATAGGAAATACTACTACAAGCAGCGCTGTAGCTGCTGTTCTTACCGGAAGCCAGGTGTGGGACATGGTGGGAAAGGGAGCTGGATTGACGCAGGAAGGGTTGGAAAACAAGGCTGAAGTTATACGAAGAGCAATAGAAATAAACAATCCCGATTCTGGAGAACCGCTAGATGTACTAGCAAAGGTTGGAGGATTCGATATTGCAGGTCTTGCCGGCTGCTTTCTTGGGGCAGCATTATACAGAGTACCTATACTGATCGACGGTTTTATTTCTGCTGCCGCAGCACTTGTAGCTATAAAGATAAATCCGGCATGCAGGAACTATATATTTCCTTCACATGGATCTGCAGAGCCGGGAAGTAAAAAAATAATGCAGGAATTAGGGTTTGAGCCAATGTTGCAGCTTGAAATGCGTTTGGGAGAGGGTACAGGGGCCGCACTGGGATTCCATATCATAGATGCTGCAGTTGCAGCGTATAGCCAGATGGGGACCTTTGGTGATGCAAATATAGAACAGTACGAGCCTTTAGAGTAAGACCCGGCATAATAAAGTAACAAGCGGGAGACTTGATTAATTCAGTTTGCTGTTTAAAAAATATCGATAAAGAACGAGTATAATTTATTAAAAACCAGTAAAAATTAATAAATGAATGAATATATTGCATAATTCTATATAAATCATGATTTCAGGCATATTTGTCAGGTTGCAAAAGCCGGTAGGTGGTGATATCCTATTAAAGCTGTCGCCGCCGATAACACGACGGTAGAGCTGCCTGAGAACTAGATACTAACGTTC includes these proteins:
- the cobT gene encoding nicotinate-nucleotide--dimethylbenzimidazole phosphoribosyltransferase, whose translation is MIYDKAISSIEQLDMAAMKKAQTRLDSLTKPLGSLGRLEEIVKQLAGITGNPFPVVNKKAVIIMCADNGVVEEGVSSCPKNVTSIVTQNFMKGFTGINVLARHAGADIVTVDIGVDDDIVCPGILNRKIRKGTWNMAKGPAMTRDEAIKAIETGIEIVKGLKEEGVNLLGTGEMGIGNTTTSSAVAAVLTGSQVWDMVGKGAGLTQEGLENKAEVIRRAIEINNPDSGEPLDVLAKVGGFDIAGLAGCFLGAALYRVPILIDGFISAAAALVAIKINPACRNYIFPSHGSAEPGSKKIMQELGFEPMLQLEMRLGEGTGAALGFHIIDAAVAAYSQMGTFGDANIEQYEPLE